A stretch of the Clostridium botulinum genome encodes the following:
- a CDS encoding LytR/AlgR family response regulator transcription factor, which produces MNCIVVDDEYPAREELKFFINAASKITIDGEFDDSIEALKYIQNNKPDIIFLDISMPKLDGMALAHIINDLDKKIVVVFITAYKEHALEAFEIEAFDYILKPYSEERIITTLKRLENLKNQSVENCIKNKIALKKNQKLRVINISEICYCEADEKRTLIFTKSDKYIENCSISDFYKKLPKNIFFKTHRSYIVNIDKITEIIPWFNNTCMIKLKDLDEQIPVSRNNLNSFKNLMNI; this is translated from the coding sequence ATGAATTGCATTGTTGTAGATGATGAGTATCCAGCAAGAGAAGAATTAAAATTTTTTATAAATGCAGCTAGTAAAATTACTATAGATGGGGAATTTGATGATTCTATAGAAGCTTTAAAATATATACAAAACAATAAACCTGATATTATATTTTTAGATATTAGTATGCCTAAGTTAGATGGTATGGCTTTAGCACATATAATTAATGACTTGGATAAAAAAATAGTAGTTGTATTTATAACAGCCTATAAGGAACATGCATTAGAAGCCTTTGAAATAGAGGCATTTGATTATATTTTAAAACCATATTCTGAGGAAAGAATAATAACTACATTAAAAAGATTAGAAAATTTAAAAAATCAAAGTGTTGAAAACTGTATCAAAAATAAAATTGCTCTTAAAAAAAATCAAAAATTAAGGGTTATAAATATTTCAGAAATTTGTTATTGTGAAGCTGATGAAAAGAGGACTTTAATATTTACTAAAAGTGATAAATATATAGAAAATTGTAGTATATCAGATTTTTATAAAAAATTACCTAAAAATATATTTTTTAAAACACATAGATCATATATAGTTAATATAGATAAAATAACGGAAATAATACCGTGGTTTAACAATACATGCATGATTAAATTAAAAGATTTGGACGAGCAAATACCTGTAAGTAGAAACAATTTAAATTCTTTCAAAAATTTAATGAATATATAA
- a CDS encoding sensor histidine kinase, producing MVDLIKNLINNMGYFILIAFVLSQCESLKKIIVKDEFNKQDLVILSIVFGGFGILGTYIGTEIHGAIANTRIVGVMAGGILCGPVIGISSAIISGIHRILIDSGGLTAIPCAITTIACGFIGGILHKYATQSNRWLYGLLGGLGVETLEMVLILIFSKPFYAALSIVKNIYIPMGLANAVGISLLILLIENIFEEKEEIAAKQAKISLDIANKTLPYFREINAESFEKICKIIKEAIKSDAVAITDKKHVLAHVGLGADHHIKGAEILTHATEKVIKQGKILTLTNAEEINCSCHSCPLKSGIIVPLKERKNIIGTLKIYYGKNDAISFKNKNLAIGLSQIISTQLEISKIGKLKEMATKAEIKALQTQINPHFLFNSLNTIASFVRINPNKARDLIINLSTFLRYNLEMGDDLVDVYKELEQVKAYVSVEKARFGEKISVTYNIQNNIDIKMPSLIIQPIVENAIKHGILNSGRKGKVKISIELKSNNAFEVIVEDNGVGIEEEIIKKVYSGTMKENKIGISNVNNRLKLFYGQGLNIERLEEGTKVSFIVKRIKE from the coding sequence ATGGTGGATTTAATAAAAAATCTTATTAATAATATGGGATACTTTATTTTAATAGCCTTTGTATTATCACAATGTGAAAGTTTAAAGAAAATTATTGTAAAAGATGAGTTTAATAAACAAGATTTAGTTATATTGTCTATAGTATTTGGAGGATTTGGAATTTTAGGAACTTATATAGGGACGGAAATTCATGGTGCTATAGCTAACACAAGAATTGTGGGGGTCATGGCAGGAGGAATTCTCTGTGGTCCCGTTATTGGTATTTCATCTGCAATTATATCAGGAATACATAGAATACTTATAGATTCAGGTGGACTAACAGCAATACCATGTGCTATTACAACTATTGCTTGTGGATTTATAGGTGGCATTCTTCATAAGTATGCAACTCAAAGCAATAGATGGTTATATGGACTTTTAGGTGGTTTAGGGGTAGAAACTTTAGAAATGGTTTTAATACTTATATTTTCTAAACCATTTTATGCAGCTTTATCTATAGTTAAGAATATATATATACCTATGGGACTTGCAAATGCAGTTGGAATTTCATTACTTATTTTATTGATTGAAAATATTTTTGAAGAAAAAGAAGAAATAGCTGCAAAACAGGCCAAGATTTCTTTAGATATAGCAAATAAAACATTACCATATTTCAGAGAAATAAATGCTGAATCATTTGAGAAAATTTGCAAGATTATAAAAGAAGCTATTAAATCAGATGCAGTTGCCATTACAGATAAAAAACATGTGCTTGCACATGTGGGACTTGGAGCTGATCATCATATTAAAGGAGCAGAAATATTAACACATGCTACTGAGAAAGTTATAAAACAAGGTAAAATATTAACCTTAACGAATGCCGAAGAAATTAATTGTTCATGCCATTCTTGTCCTTTGAAATCAGGAATTATTGTACCCTTAAAAGAAAGAAAAAATATAATAGGAACTTTAAAAATATATTATGGAAAAAATGACGCTATATCTTTTAAAAACAAGAATTTAGCTATAGGACTATCACAGATTATATCTACACAACTAGAAATAAGCAAAATAGGTAAGCTTAAAGAGATGGCAACTAAAGCAGAAATCAAAGCATTACAAACCCAAATTAATCCGCACTTTTTATTTAATTCATTAAATACTATTGCATCATTTGTACGAATAAATCCCAATAAAGCAAGAGATCTAATAATAAATTTATCTACATTTTTAAGATATAATTTGGAAATGGGTGACGACCTTGTAGATGTTTATAAAGAGCTAGAACAAGTAAAAGCATATGTATCTGTAGAAAAAGCTAGGTTTGGAGAAAAGATATCTGTAACCTATAACATACAAAATAACATAGATATAAAAATGCCTAGTCTTATAATACAACCGATAGTTGAAAATGCCATCAAACATGGAATTTTAAATTCAGGAAGAAAAGGTAAGGTGAAGATTTCTATAGAATTAAAAAGTAATAATGCTTTCGAAGTTATTGTAGAAGATAATGGAGTTGGCATTGAAGAAGAAATTATCAAAAAAGTATATAGTGGAACTATGAAAGAAAATAAAATTGGAATATCAAATGTTAATAATAGGCTAAAACTTTTTTATGGTCAGGGTCTTAACATAGAAAGGTTAGAGGAAGGTACTAAAGTTTCTTTTATTGTAAAAAGAATAAAGGAGTGA
- a CDS encoding COG2426 family protein, protein MSKLLQVFLLSAVPIIEQKGAIPKGILDGLNPMTVFWVSFLGSMLPVPFILLLFNKIFEWMKRYEFFDKINTFIEKKINKNSSKIEKYKEIGLITFIAIPLPTTGVWTGSVVAAFLKLDFKKSVICAAIGALISALIITGGMAVFPAVYSKVFGG, encoded by the coding sequence TGTTACAAGTATTTTTATTATCAGCAGTTCCCATTATAGAGCAAAAAGGAGCAATACCCAAGGGAATACTAGATGGATTAAATCCAATGACAGTATTTTGGGTAAGTTTTCTTGGCAGTATGTTACCTGTTCCATTTATATTGCTATTATTTAATAAAATATTTGAATGGATGAAAAGATATGAGTTTTTTGATAAAATTAATACTTTTATAGAAAAGAAGATAAACAAGAATTCTAGTAAAATAGAGAAATATAAAGAGATAGGGCTTATTACATTTATAGCAATACCACTACCAACTACAGGAGTATGGACTGGAAGTGTAGTAGCTGCATTTTTAAAATTAGATTTTAAAAAATCAGTAATATGTGCAGCTATAGGTGCTCTAATCTCAGCTCTTATAATTACAGGAGGAATGGCAGTTTTCCCAGCTGTATATTCTAAAGTTTTCGGTGGATAA